Genomic DNA from Bacillota bacterium:
ATCGCCTCAATCGACGCGGAGCAGATCGCGGGCTGGCTCCGCCACGCGTTTGATGCGACCTCGCTCTCGCCCGGGGACGTGCTCATCCTGACCATGAGGCGAAGGCACCTCGGCGTCTACGCAAGGGCGCTCGAGAAATACGGCATCCCGTTCGGGACAGCCGGTGGCAACGCATTCGCGGACTCAAAGGACGTCAGGGAGTTCCTCAAAGTGCTCAGGTGCATCGCCGAGCCCGATAACCCGGTCCTGCTCGTCGCCGCGCTACGTGGCGCCTACTTCGGCGTGAGCGACAGGCAGCTGTATGAATTCAGCGAAGCGGGCGGCGTCTTTTCGCTGCTCGTCGTGCAGGAGGGTTCCGGCGCTGCGCCTGATGCGGGGTCCGGCGCAGTGGTCGAGGAGTGCGTGCGGACGCTCTCCCTGTTGCACACGCTCTCGTGCCACGCGCCGCCGAGCGCGGTCATCGACACCGCCGCCTCGGAACTCGGCGTAATCGCGCTGGCGGCCTCTGGCGAGATGGGGTCGAGCCGCGCAGGCAACGTGCTCAAGTTCATCGAGATGGCGAGGAGCGCCGAATCCAGGGGATATGCGACGTTCAGAGAGGTCGTCGCGTTCCTCGATCTGGCGGTGACTGAGGGCGAGGTTGACGAGATGTCCGCCTTCCCGGTCAGGCGCAACGCCGTCCGCCTGATGAACCTGCACAAGGCCAAGGGCCTCGAAGCCCCCGTCGTCTTCCTGGCCGACCCCGCCGGCGAGAGAGACCACGAACCGACCGAACACGTGGCGCGCGGCGAAGGCGGCCGCACCGCACACTTCACGATTTTCCGCGAATCCGGCCGCGGTCGCGAGGTGCTCGCAGTCCCGCCCGGCTGGGACGAACTTCGGGCCAGGGAAGAGCTGTTCCAGGAGGCCGAGAGGCGCCGCCTCCTCTACGTTGCGGGGACCCGCGCGCGGGACCTGCTGGTGATCAGCGAGTACGCGGGAAAGCCGGAGGCGAGTCCGTGGAATGCGCTGCTTGAGGGCCAGGACATCGAGGAATTGGCGCCGGCCGTCCCTCCTGCCGTCGTAGCCCCGGCGAAAGCCTGGGTGCCGCTCACGGCGCCTGAGTCCAGCGGCGACCCCGCGATGGCCTCCCGGCTCCGGAGAGAGGCGTTGCACAGGGTCACGATCCCCACCTACTCCGTGATCGCCGTCACAACCTGGGTGGACCGGGCCCGCCGCGACCTGCCGCCGGGGGAGCGTGCGCCGGAGCAGGCGACGCGGACCGCGCCGGCGAGCGTGGCCGGCCCCCAGGGCCCTCTCGGAGTGGGGGCGGCCGCCGGCAGGACGGCGCACCGCGTGCTCAGGGCGATCGGAGAAAATGAAGCGCTCGAGGCCGATATGCCGGCCGTGGTGCGCTCGATGGCGGAGGATGGCGGCGACGAACCCGGCGCGGTCGAAGGCCTCATCAACCTGGTTGTGCCCGTCGTACGCTCGCCGCTGTGGTCCCGCATGCGGAACGCGGAGATGAGGCTGTTCGAAGTGCCCTTCGCGACCCGGGTGGATGCCGGGTCACCGCTGACGGTGGTCACCGGCGTGATCGACCTTGTGTTCAAGGAGGCGGATGGCTGGGTGCTCGTTGACTATAAGACGGACACCGGCGCGGACGACCGCGAGCTGTTCCAGCGCTATGCCGCGCAGGTGCTGGCGTATTCGACATTGTGGGAAGACCTCACGCGGGAGCGTGTCAAGGACGCCTACATAGTAAGGTGCGCCACCGGCGGAGCGGTGGCGGTGCCTTGCACCCATAAGCTGGACAACGCCTGGGGCCAGTGATATGATATGTGCAGCGCTTTTTGCGCAAAGCAAATAGTTTGGAGGTAAGAAATTGCGAGGTACGGTAAAGTGGTTCAACGCTGAGAAGGGCTACGGATTCATCAGCAAGGAAGACGGCACCGGAGACGTTTTCGTCCATTACACCGCCATCCAGTCCGAGGGCTTCAGGAGCCTCAACGAGGGCGATGTCGTGGAGTTCGACGTCGAAGAGGGACGCAAAGGCCCGCAGGCCCAGAACGTGACGAAGGTTGTCTGAAACTGTAATACAGTGATAATGACAATCGAACAGAACTGCCGCTCTGGGGCGGCAGTTCTGTTGTTTAACGGGGCTGGACCCGGCTGTTCGGGCCGGATGCCCTACTCCATCTTCTTGATCCCGTCAGCGCGGGCGTCGCCCTCCCGTGTTACGAAGGTCTTGCAGCAGGTATCCATGCAGCTTTTCACCGGTGTGTGCGGGAAATCGGCCGCCTGCAGGGCGTTGAAGGTGTGGGGCGTGGTATCCCCGGTCCTATCGGAACTCACCATTATCTGCTCCGCGTTGCAGTAGTTGTCCTTCGCCCAGTAGTGGCAGTTGTTCACGCTGCACCTGATGGCTTTGTTTGCCACGGTATCACCTCCGGTTCTGTTTTTCCCGAACGTTACGTCAAGTATACTGTGCTTTACTTACGTGCGGCTGTCCGCTAGGATGTGGACAAAGGTTGCCAAAAATCGAGGCAAGGAACACAGACACGGGAGGGTCACATCATGTCACAGTTCAAGGTGTTCGTCACGCGAGAGATACCGCGGGCAGGTCTTGACCTGCTGGGAACGAGGTGCGAGTTCACGGTAGGGTCGTATGAGGAAAAGCCGCTCGCGGAGGCCGAGATAAGGAATGGACTGAAGGGGGCAGACGCGCTCCTTTGCCTCCTGACCGAACGAATCACGAGGGAGATCCTCTCCGACTGCCACGTCAAGATCGTCGCCAACGCTGCGGTTGGATACGATAACATCGATGTCAAGGCCGCGACCGAACTCGGTATCCCCGTCACGAACACGCCGGGAGTTCTCACGGAGACCACGGCGGACTTCGCGTTCTCCCTGCTCATGTCGTCGGCAAGGAGAATCGCGGAGGCGGACAGGTTCGTCAGGGCCGGGAAGTTCACCGGCTGGGGTATGATGATGCTCCTCGGCAACGACGTGTACGGCAAGACCCTGGGCATCGTGGGCATGGGCCGGATCGGGCGCGCGGTCGCGAAGCGCGGCAAGGGATTCGGGATGAAGATAGTCTACACTGACCAGGCGCGGAATCCCGAGGCAGAGGCCGAACTCGGCGCGGAGTTCGTCTCGAAGGAGACGCTGTTCAGGTCGGCCGACTTCGTCTCCCTCCACGTCCCGCTCACGCCCGAGACGCGCCACTTCGTGGGTGCCGCTGAGTTCGCACTGATGAAGCCCACCTCCCACCTGATCAATACTGCCAGAGGGCCGGTCGTCGACGAGCAGGCCCTGCTTCAGGCGCTCAAGGACAGGAAGATCGCCGGCGCCGGCCTTGACGTGTACGAGCGCGAACCTCAGGTGACAGCCGGCTTGATGGAACTGGACAACGTCACCCTCGCCCCGCACCTCGCGAGCGCGAGCGTGGAAACGCGGTCGCGAATGGCCACCATGGCCGTGGAGAACATCTTCGCGGTTATGGACGGCCGGCGTCCTCCGAATCTGGTAAACCCCGACGTCTACGCAGCGCGAGGCTGAGCTCGCTCTCCCGCCGCGAAAGAGAGAATAGGGGCAAGAAACGCCCCTATTCTCCCCCAACCAGATGAGCAAAAATCGGTGGCTACTCGACCTCCGGCTGGTAGAACACGCAGACGCATGCTCCAGCTACGTTGGCTGCTGCGACAATGCTGATAAGGGTTGCAAGGATGGTAAGTACCTTCTTCATGGTGTCACCTCCCCGCGAGTTGTGCGGTGGTTAGCCGCCGGTTTCCGCTCAAGGCCTCTCTAGTCGACGCCAACGGCATCAAGTAAACTGTCAACTCCCATTATCAGGCGGGCGCCGGGTTCCGTCACACTGCACGACTGCCAAAGGCAACCGGCGGCAACAGCACCTGCGATGGAAGACGCAAACGAGGAATGCCCTAAGTATTGGAGTGATAACAACAAGTAAGTCAGCAGAACGAAGACTGCTACCGGACGGAATCTCAGGTTTCTCAAGTCCCTCGAGTCTCGTGGGGCGGTCCGGGCAAACAGACACGCCGCCGACACAGTATAGGTTGCCGCGACAAAGATAGGACTCGTGGCCAAACCGTGGACAGCGGCGGCTTTCCCGATTGTACTGTAGACGACAACAGTCACCAGCGCGCACCTGCCGGAGGTGCTGCAGTGGGCCCCGGCCGAGAACACGCGCAGAATGAACGCGGCCGCAGCTGCGGTAAGGCCCTGGGCAAACGAGCCCAGAAGAAAAGACACCGCGGCTACCAGCCCCATCCCTGTAAGCCACGAGAACACGATGTCGAATCCAAACCGCAGGGTCTTTTCATGGGCGGCCCCCAGATCGAGTTGCCCAGCAAGCCACCGTCCTGCAGCCGCAGCAGCCGGAGTCGTGTTAAGCAGCCGGATGCGTCTTGCTTGCATGCCTACGAGTCCTCACTCCTCGAATCCAAAGCACGAGCATAACGTAGAGGGCCAGGACTGTCGGCGTCACAAGGCCGAAGACCGACCTCATAGCTATGTTAGCCAGCATGTCCTCGATGTGAATCCCAAGCACTCTGAGTACATAGAAGCATACGACTTCCTCTACAAATAGGAACAGCGTGAATCCGCCGAACGTGGCGCACGAGGCTGTCAAGAACGGTGGTCTGAACATGTAATAGATCAACGGAAGCAACACAAACATCATGAGAATAGTGTGAATTCCAAACCGTAGCGGCATGATCCGGATGACTTGAGCCGCAGTCGTGCCGATTACTCCAACGATCATGAGCCTCCTAAGATCGAATCTGATCCCCCAAGTTGCCATGCCGGCTGCGGATATTGTCATAAACTCGAGCCAGCCATGAATGATGGTTACTGCCAATGATGCTGCGTCCATCTGCTGCCTCCTCTACAAGCTCCCCCCGAAAGCCCATTTCTCTGGTCGTTTCCTGCAGTTTCGGCGAACCTGGCAGAATTACCTTCTGATGGTCCGCGTTTCCAGCAGGAGAACTCGTGTTTCCGCCGGAAAACCGCAATGAGTACGGGACTTGACCAATGGGATCTGACGGAGGTCATCGAGGATGGCTGAACGTGCTGACTGGATTCTGATTAACGCGACCATCCATACTGTCTCGTCTGGAGTTGCCCGTGCGATGGCACTGCGGGACGGCCGTGTCATGGTGGTCGGAGAGCGCGAGCTCGTTAAGGGTTACGCGGGCCCGCGCACGAGGGTCACCGACCTCGGCGGTGCGACGGTGGTCCCCGGACTGATAGATTCCCACCTGCACTTCGAGAAACTTGGGATGGCGAACCTGCAACTCGACTTCGCTCTGAAATCGAAGGACGAGACACTTGACATTCTGGCGGAGGCAGCGCGGGCAACGGCTACGGGCAAATGGTTGGAGGGCCGCGGCTGGAACAACGCGCTCTGGCCGGGCGGCGAGTACCCGACTCGTCACGACCTGGACAGGGTGAGCCCGTCCAATCCGGTGTTCCTCAAGAGGGCCTGCGGTCACGCATGCTGGGTCAACTCGCTCGCCCTGGCTATGGCCGGCGTGGACCGGAACACGCCCGACCCACCGGACGGCGAGATCGTCCGTGACGAGACGGGCGAGGCGACGGGTATCCTCGTCGAGAAGGCCATGGCGCTGGTGTCCAGGGTTATTCCCCCACCCGGCGCCGCCGAGCGCAAGAGGGCGATGGTGGAGGCGGACAGGCTCTGTCTCGCCGCCGGCCTCACCGGTATCCACGACGCGGGGGTGGACCTCGAAACAATCCCGCTCATCGAGGACCTGTTGAAGGAGGACGCCGTGCGCGTCCGCCTGTACGAGATGCTTCTCTGGGACGTCACCGGCCGTAATTATCTCAGGGAAGCCAGACCGGTCGCCAGCCGGTTCCATGACCGACTCACGGTGCGGTGTATCAAGGCGATCGCGGACGGCTCCCTGGGCACCCGCAGCGCGGCAATGCTGGATGGTTACTCCGACAGGCCGGATTGGTCCGGCGTCGTGAATTACTCGGAGGAACAGGTATCGGAAATGATAACCTCCTGCCTCGAGTCGGGGTGGCAGCTGGCACTCCACTGCATCGGCGACAGGGCGAACCGCCTGTTCCTCGACCAATACGAAGAGGCGGCGTGGGCCCGCGGCCTCGCGGGGCGGCCTACGGGTGACTCTCCGCGGTTCAGGTGCGAGCACGCGCAGGTGGTCGCCCCTGGCGACATACCGAGGTTCGCGTCTCTCGGCATCATCCCTTCAATGCAGCCCGTGCACGCCAGTTCGGATATGAACATGGCGGAATCCCGGGTCGGAGCAGAGAGGGTCCATGGGGCCTACGCCTGGCGTTCGTTCCTGGCTACGGGCGCGAGGATCCCCGCCGGGAGCGACGCGCCCGTCGAATCCCCGAATCCGTTCTGGGGGATCTATGCAGCTGTAACCAGGCAGGACTTCAACGGCAACCCGCCGGGCGGGTGGTACCCGGAGCAGCGTATGTCGAGACAGGAGGCGCTCCGCGCGTTCACTATCGACGCCGCGTACGCCGCATTTGAGGAGGACCTCAAGGGTTCGTTCGAGCCCGGAAAGTTGGCAGATGCGGTGATTATCGACCGGGACATCATGACCTGCCCCGCGCTGGAGATCCGTGACACCAGGGTCCTGGGCACGATCTCCGGCGGCAGGATGGTCTACAGGTCAGCCGATCTCGCTGTCCCCGAATGACGCTCAGGGTCGCGGCGAGCCAGCAGGTATCGGCCGTGTCACCGGGGAATACCTATTGACGCCCGGTGCCTCGCGAAGGAGGGCCCGCGCGCGGCAGGTGTACTCATGGCAACCCTGTTTCAGATGTTGAGCAAGCACTTTCTCGGCGGCATCAGATACGTGTGGATCGCGGCCCTCCCCGTGTCCGAACTGCGGGTCGCCATCCCTCTCGCGATACACGCCGGGGTCAATCCATTTGAGGCCTTGGCTTTGTGCGTAATCGGAAACCTCCTCCCCGTCCTGCCTCTACTGTGGGTATTCCAGCCGGTCACCTCGTGGCTCCGGAGACACGCCGCGCTCAAGCGGCCCGTTGAGTGGATGTGGGCCAGCAATCTCAGGAAATCCCGCTCGATCCGCGCTTACGGCCTCGTGGGGCTCGCCGTGTTTGTCGCCATACCGGCTCCCGGTACGGGCGCGTGGACGGGGGCAATCATTGCCTCTCTGCTCAAGATGCCGTTCTGGTCTTCGGCGGTTGCCCTTTCCATGGGCGTCGTGATCGCGGGGATAATCGTGACGGCCCTCAGTGTCATGGCCCTCTAAGCCCCCATGAAAAGGCCGAGCGCCCGGGCGGTTATTCCCCGGGCGCCCTGGGTGTCGATCAGAAGTCGCCGAAGATGAGAAGGATCAGGATCAGGAAGATGATGAACGCGAAGTTCCCTCCGAAGAAACTGCCGCCTTTACCCTCTACCACTGGTGTACCCCCCTTTCACTTGCACCTGCATTTTATGCGGGGGGCTATGCAGCCGTTACATAAGTGACGCTTACGGCTACACCGCTTGCTGCCGCGCCGCTTACGGCTACACCTCTTGCGGCCAGGGCGGGGCCGCTCAATGCTCAGGGCAGTCCCCGCGAGAGCAACCTCTCGACGAGCCGCACGTCGGCTCCAACCATCCGCCCGTCGTCCAGTTCACGGAGGCCTTCAAGGTCCACCCACCTGACGGATTCGCACTCGAGGGCTCGGGGCTCCCCGTCAACGATGGCGCACCTGTAGCACAGCAGCAGGACGCGGGACTCAGGGTAATCGTGGAAGAAAGCGTGATAGATGTCACCCGCCCTCACTTCTATACCGAGTTCCTCGCGGAGTTCGCGCTCAATGCACTGTTCGGGGGACTCGCCCGGCTCGATTTTCCCGCCCGGGAACTCCCACTTGTACGCCAGGTCGGAGCCTCTCCGCCTCTGCGCGATCAGCACCTTCCCCTCCCGCTCGACGATGCCGGCCGTGACGATGACGGTCGGGCGGGCACGTTCGTCTCCATACTGCAACACCTATTCCTCCATCGTGGCTCCCCCGCGGCGTGGCGCGGAGGACGTCAAGTACGCGAACAACGCGGCCGCCCCTACCATCACGGCCGCGGCGAGATAGAACGCCGGAGCGGGGTCCCCCGAGGGCGTGGCCAGGAAGCCAGCCGCAACAGGCCCGAGGCTGCCTCCCACCAGCGCGACACAACCGTGCAGCGATGATGCCGCTCCCCTATACGATTCCCCAGCACACTCTATGATGATCGACAAGAGCGACGGGTTTACGAGGCCCGAGCCCGCGCCCCAGAACGCGAACATGAGGGCCATGGAGCCCTCCGACCATGCCAGGGCCATGCCGCACGCCGCGATCGTGAGCAAGGCAAACCCCACCATCGTGAGCATCCTGGAAGAGAATCTCTCCGTGAGCCTCCTCAGGCTGAGCGCGGAGGCAGCCCAGGTAATTCCCATCGGGATCATGAGCAGCCCCGCCAGGAAGCTCGAACCGCGAAGGCGCAGCGCGACCATGAACGGCGCCGACGTGAGGAGCACGAAGTACGCGCCCGTGGCCGCGAACTTCGCCACCAGCGCGGCCAGCATGGCTCGCGACCCAAGGACTGGTGCGAGCCCCCGGGCGTATTCCGCCGTGCCACGCCTCGACAAACACGGGCGGGGCAGGACTGCGACGCAGAGAACGGCGGCGGGGATGGCAAGCGCGTACACGGCAAACGGGGCTTTCCAGCCCAGTTGCGCGAGGGCGCCCCCCACGAGGGGGACGGCCACCTCCGAAATGGCTATCGTCCCCGTCACCGTCCCGAGCACCCTGTTCCTGTCCTGCGGACAGGTATAGGCGTCTCCGATGAGGCCGTAGACACTCGACATGAGGCCGGCGCCGCCGACTCCCTGCACGGCCCGACCCGCCAGGATCATCCCGAAATCCCTGGTGAACAGGGGCAAGACGCCACCGCCGGCGTACAGTAACAGCGCGGGGATGAGCACCCTCTTGCGGCCGGCGCTGTCGGCGGCCATCCCCACGAACAACGCGGAGATACCCGAGCTGATGGTGTAGGCTGTAATCAGCATCCCGACCACGGGTCGCGTGACGCCGAGGCCGGTTGCCACCAGGGGCAATCCGGGGACGATTATGGAGTTCGGCGTCATCGCCACCACGGTGACGAAGAGGAGCGCCGGGACGAGAAGTGCGTTCGAAATGTCCAACGGAACCACCAAGAGCGAATTCTCCTTGGCTTCGCGGTTTCCTGCCCGGGCCGGAGGCTGCCGTCGCGCACGGCGAGAAGGCCGCGGAGGTCCCGGCGTAGAACTCACATGCTCCACGACGGTTTCCCCGGGAGGTGTCGATAGTGTCAGGAGTGGCTCGAAACATCGCGGAGGGGCGGTTCCGGATCGGGATGGTGGGGTTCGGGAACGCCGGAAGGGAATTCGCGCGAATCCTCCTCGAGCGGGGAGACGAGCTGGGGCGTCAGGCCGGCGTCAGGCTGCTCGTCACCGGGATCCACACCCGCACCAGGGGAACGGTGTCCGACGGGGAAGGGATCGACCTCGCGGCCGCGCTCGAGCACCTCGACGAGACGGGCCGCCTGCCGTCCGCCGGGGAACACGCGCCGGAAACGAGGGATTCCGTCTCTTTCATCCGCTCGTGCCCCGCGGACGCGATAGTCGAAGTTACTACGCTGGACGTCATGAGCGGCGAGCCCGCTACCACCCACATCGAGACCGCCTTCCGCGTGGGGATGCACGTCGTCACGGCCAACAAGGGGCCAATCGCGTGGCATTACCGGCGCCTTGATGCCCTCGCCCGCGAGGCCGGGAGGCGGCTCCTGTTCGAGTCGACGGTCATGGACGGTGCGCCCGTCTTCAACCTGGTGAGGCGATGTCTCAAGGGGTGCTCCATAAGCGGTTTCACCGGCATCCTGAACTCGACGACGAACTTCATCCTGGACCGCGTCAACGCGGGGGAATCGTTCGATTCGGCCTTGAGGCGGGCGCAGGCAATGGGCATCGCCGAAGCGGACCCGAGTCTCGACATCGACGGGTGGGACTCGGCGGCCAAGACCGCGGCCCTGATGAACGTACTAATGGACGCCGGTGTGACCCCCCTCGACATCCGGCGGGAGGGCATACGGGGCGTCACCCGCCCCCGAGGCCCGCTCAGGCTGGTGTGTCGCGGCGGTCGCCAGGGCGGCAGCGTCCGGCTCGAGACCGTCCCCGAGGGGCACCTGTTCACGACCGTCGCGGGGACCTCATCAGTTCTCGTGCTCCATACCGACCTGATGGGTGATCTCGTGATCGTCGAGAACGAGCCGGGCGTCACGCAAACTGCCTACGGAATACTGAGCGACATACTGGAACTCACAGGCAATTAACGTCGCACCAACCCCCTGCATATTATGTAATGCTTAAACGGAATCAGGGGGGTTTGCATGATGAGAGGCACAACGAGAGCGCCGGCGACTCTTCCGGTAACGTCGCCGATCACTTCACCGTTGCCGTCGCCCGCTCCGACACCCGGCTTCCCGCCGGTAGTTTCGCCAATAGTCTCTCCCATCACCGAACCGATCGGGTCGTTCCCGCCTACCTGCCCGCCGATGTTCCCGGTCGCGCCGATAACACCGCCGATGTATCCACCAAGTCCGCTAATGCCGCCCGTATGCCCCCCAATGGGGCCTCTTTACCCTCCGGGCTACGGGTGGGCCGGCATGCCGGGGTATCCTTGTATGCCCGGGATGATCGGCGGGGAATACGCTGAGGCCTGCCCGCCCATGGGTGGCTACGGCGGAATGCCTGGCGGGATGATGCCGTACGGCGGGATGATGCCGTATGGCGGGATGATGCCGTATGGCGGGATGATGCCGTACGGCGGGATGCCGGGTGGAATGTACGGTGACATGTACGGCGGAGCACCCTGCATGTGCCCGAGGTGCGGGTACATGCACAGGTACGGCGAAGCACCGTGCGGCACGCCAGGCGGGTGCGGTTGACGGCCGGCAATGGCACTCGTGGTCCGAGAACACAACGCAAGGAGGGTAGAGCATGGATAGCTGGGACTACTACGGAGATGACCCGGTGGCCTCGCAGCAGATGGGCTTCCCGTTCGGTTTCGGGTTCAGGAGGCCTTTCTTCCCTTTCTTCCGCTTCTTTCCGTTCTTCTTCTTCCCGTTCTTCTTCTTCCCACGGCGCCGTCGCTGGGGGTGGGGCAGCCCATGGTGGGGTGGCGGATGGGGTTGGTGATTGCGCCTTAAACTTGAGGGCCGGCATTGGCCGGCCCTTTCAATTCAACCACCCCGCGCTGCTAGTCGCCTCGCGCGTGTGCGGCGCTCCATCAGCCCTTCCCATGCGCGGCGTACCTCGCGCACGCGTCATCGATCTCCTTCTCCGCGAATTCCCTGTCGCGCCAGCCCTCGACGCGCGTGACCTTTCCTTCGAGGCTCTTGTAAGTGGCGAAGAAGTCTTCGATCTCCCTTCTGACGTGGGAACCAAGATGCCCAAGTTCCCGTAGCTCGTCGTTCCGCGGGTCGCGCACCGCGACCGAGATGATCTTGACGTCCCTGCCCTTTTCGTCCTCCATCAGCAGGGCGCCGACCACCCTCGCGCGCACGAGACACCCTGGGAACGTCGGCACTGCCAGGACCACCATAATGTCAATGGGATCGCCGTCCTCCGCCAACGTTCCAGGGATGTATCCGTAATCGGTGGGGTAATGCACGGAGGAATAGAGCACCCTGTCGAGCACGAACATCCGCCTCGACTCGTCGTATTCATACTTGTTGACGCTGAACTTGGGTATCTCGACTACCACGTCGACGTCCACTGTTTCACCCGCTCCTAGTATGTCTCACGCGAGGAACATCCTGCTGGGCCTGTCGGCCGGGGCCACCTCGACGTCCACGTCGAACCTGCGCGCGAGGGCGGAGTTCGCTGCGCGGAGCGCCAGTTGGGGGCGGTTGCAGTCGAGGCTCAAGTGCGACAGGAGAATCACCCTCGTCTCGTGCGTGACTACCTCGGACAGCGCCCGGGCCGCCTGATCGTTGGACAGGTGCCCGACGTCGCTCAGCACGCGGTATATCAGCCTCGCCGCCCTGCCGGAACTAAGTTCCATCGCCCTGTCGTGGTTGCTCTCGAAGATGAGGTGCGTCGAATCGCGCACGGCGTCCGCCACTTCCGGAGGGACGCACCCGAGGTCGGTTACT
This window encodes:
- a CDS encoding UvrD-helicase domain-containing protein — translated: MTRTPLPDEAARLAVATDLDSTMLVEAGAGSGKTASLVKRMVALVVEGRCPVERMAAVTFTRKAASELRERFQIELESAARAARTGETGAAGPRQHRLELALSDLDRCFTGTIHSFCARLLRERPVEAGVDPDFDEIEGAVETHLRNTSWEEHLDGLRFEKGEPILELERLGVTLDDLRQVYERITLFPDVEIVRRPAPAPDTAGVRARTEEFLRWARERLPWIAPPNGWDDAQATVRRCLRVARATDISQPRNLFNLLGMLDRNVRVTQNRWPSRADAIEFGEHLERFREEVAAPALKAWREHRHYPLIGLVLPAAERFAEKRRATAQLNFQDLLMIASAMLREHPHVRSYFQNRITHLLVDEFQDTDPIQAEIMFYLTGTDVEQKDWMKLVPRPGSLFVVGDPKQSIYRFRRADIDTYNTVKDLLSASGGRIVRLTSNFRSVRSIAGWVNSVFGGMLPPAPTQQQAQFAPMDPVREPRPGTVSGVRRMTVPAVYRHNSLDIASIDAEQIAGWLRHAFDATSLSPGDVLILTMRRRHLGVYARALEKYGIPFGTAGGNAFADSKDVREFLKVLRCIAEPDNPVLLVAALRGAYFGVSDRQLYEFSEAGGVFSLLVVQEGSGAAPDAGSGAVVEECVRTLSLLHTLSCHAPPSAVIDTAASELGVIALAASGEMGSSRAGNVLKFIEMARSAESRGYATFREVVAFLDLAVTEGEVDEMSAFPVRRNAVRLMNLHKAKGLEAPVVFLADPAGERDHEPTEHVARGEGGRTAHFTIFRESGRGREVLAVPPGWDELRAREELFQEAERRRLLYVAGTRARDLLVISEYAGKPEASPWNALLEGQDIEELAPAVPPAVVAPAKAWVPLTAPESSGDPAMASRLRREALHRVTIPTYSVIAVTTWVDRARRDLPPGERAPEQATRTAPASVAGPQGPLGVGAAAGRTAHRVLRAIGENEALEADMPAVVRSMAEDGGDEPGAVEGLINLVVPVVRSPLWSRMRNAEMRLFEVPFATRVDAGSPLTVVTGVIDLVFKEADGWVLVDYKTDTGADDRELFQRYAAQVLAYSTLWEDLTRERVKDAYIVRCATGGAVAVPCTHKLDNAWGQ
- a CDS encoding cold-shock protein; protein product: MRGTVKWFNAEKGYGFISKEDGTGDVFVHYTAIQSEGFRSLNEGDVVEFDVEEGRKGPQAQNVTKVV
- a CDS encoding DUF1540 domain-containing protein yields the protein MNNCHYWAKDNYCNAEQIMVSSDRTGDTTPHTFNALQAADFPHTPVKSCMDTCCKTFVTREGDARADGIKKME
- a CDS encoding D-glycerate dehydrogenase, which translates into the protein MSQFKVFVTREIPRAGLDLLGTRCEFTVGSYEEKPLAEAEIRNGLKGADALLCLLTERITREILSDCHVKIVANAAVGYDNIDVKAATELGIPVTNTPGVLTETTADFAFSLLMSSARRIAEADRFVRAGKFTGWGMMMLLGNDVYGKTLGIVGMGRIGRAVAKRGKGFGMKIVYTDQARNPEAEAELGAEFVSKETLFRSADFVSLHVPLTPETRHFVGAAEFALMKPTSHLINTARGPVVDEQALLQALKDRKIAGAGLDVYEREPQVTAGLMELDNVTLAPHLASASVETRSRMATMAVENIFAVMDGRRPPNLVNPDVYAARG
- a CDS encoding cyclic lactone autoinducer peptide, with product MKKVLTILATLISIVAAANVAGACVCVFYQPEVE
- a CDS encoding amidohydrolase; the encoded protein is MAERADWILINATIHTVSSGVARAMALRDGRVMVVGERELVKGYAGPRTRVTDLGGATVVPGLIDSHLHFEKLGMANLQLDFALKSKDETLDILAEAARATATGKWLEGRGWNNALWPGGEYPTRHDLDRVSPSNPVFLKRACGHACWVNSLALAMAGVDRNTPDPPDGEIVRDETGEATGILVEKAMALVSRVIPPPGAAERKRAMVEADRLCLAAGLTGIHDAGVDLETIPLIEDLLKEDAVRVRLYEMLLWDVTGRNYLREARPVASRFHDRLTVRCIKAIADGSLGTRSAAMLDGYSDRPDWSGVVNYSEEQVSEMITSCLESGWQLALHCIGDRANRLFLDQYEEAAWARGLAGRPTGDSPRFRCEHAQVVAPGDIPRFASLGIIPSMQPVHASSDMNMAESRVGAERVHGAYAWRSFLATGARIPAGSDAPVESPNPFWGIYAAVTRQDFNGNPPGGWYPEQRMSRQEALRAFTIDAAYAAFEEDLKGSFEPGKLADAVIIDRDIMTCPALEIRDTRVLGTISGGRMVYRSADLAVPE
- a CDS encoding small multi-drug export protein — protein: MATLFQMLSKHFLGGIRYVWIAALPVSELRVAIPLAIHAGVNPFEALALCVIGNLLPVLPLLWVFQPVTSWLRRHAALKRPVEWMWASNLRKSRSIRAYGLVGLAVFVAIPAPGTGAWTGAIIASLLKMPFWSSAVALSMGVVIAGIIVTALSVMAL
- the mutT gene encoding 8-oxo-dGTP diphosphatase MutT; the protein is MLQYGDERARPTVIVTAGIVEREGKVLIAQRRRGSDLAYKWEFPGGKIEPGESPEQCIERELREELGIEVRAGDIYHAFFHDYPESRVLLLCYRCAIVDGEPRALECESVRWVDLEGLRELDDGRMVGADVRLVERLLSRGLP
- a CDS encoding MFS transporter codes for the protein MVVPLDISNALLVPALLFVTVVAMTPNSIIVPGLPLVATGLGVTRPVVGMLITAYTISSGISALFVGMAADSAGRKRVLIPALLLYAGGGVLPLFTRDFGMILAGRAVQGVGGAGLMSSVYGLIGDAYTCPQDRNRVLGTVTGTIAISEVAVPLVGGALAQLGWKAPFAVYALAIPAAVLCVAVLPRPCLSRRGTAEYARGLAPVLGSRAMLAALVAKFAATGAYFVLLTSAPFMVALRLRGSSFLAGLLMIPMGITWAASALSLRRLTERFSSRMLTMVGFALLTIAACGMALAWSEGSMALMFAFWGAGSGLVNPSLLSIIIECAGESYRGAASSLHGCVALVGGSLGPVAAGFLATPSGDPAPAFYLAAAVMVGAAALFAYLTSSAPRRGGATMEE
- a CDS encoding homoserine dehydrogenase, encoding MSGVARNIAEGRFRIGMVGFGNAGREFARILLERGDELGRQAGVRLLVTGIHTRTRGTVSDGEGIDLAAALEHLDETGRLPSAGEHAPETRDSVSFIRSCPADAIVEVTTLDVMSGEPATTHIETAFRVGMHVVTANKGPIAWHYRRLDALAREAGRRLLFESTVMDGAPVFNLVRRCLKGCSISGFTGILNSTTNFILDRVNAGESFDSALRRAQAMGIAEADPSLDIDGWDSAAKTAALMNVLMDAGVTPLDIRREGIRGVTRPRGPLRLVCRGGRQGGSVRLETVPEGHLFTTVAGTSSVLVLHTDLMGDLVIVENEPGVTQTAYGILSDILELTGN